One segment of Triticum aestivum cultivar Chinese Spring chromosome 2A, IWGSC CS RefSeq v2.1, whole genome shotgun sequence DNA contains the following:
- the LOC123185580 gene encoding lysine histidine transporter-like 6 yields the protein MGSPSVVLPKVVDGENDGTARRAKWWYVTFHNVTAMVGAGVLSLPYAMAHLGWGPGIVALLVSWCITLYTLRLLIELHECVPGVRFDRYRDLGVHALGPRLGLWVVVPQQLIVQLGCDVVYMVTGGNCLQKFAESVCPGCTRLHQSYWICIFGSSQFLLSQLRDLNSITAISLAAAVMSLSYSTISWAACLAKGPVAGVSYAYKAGTAADSVFRVCSALGQVAFAFAGHGVVLEIQATIPSTPTKPSKVPMWKGTVAAYMVTAACYFPVAFIGYWTFGQDVSDNVLVALERPPWLVAAANMMVVIHVVGSYQVYAMPIFESMETFLTTRFRVPPGLLLRLVARSTYVAFTLFVAVTFPFFGDLLGFFGGFGFTPTSFFLPCILWLKIKKPRRFSASWFANWGCIVVGVLLMLVSTMGGLRSIIQDASTFQFYS from the exons ATGGGCTCGCCTTCAGTCGTTCTTCCTAAG GTGGTCGACGGTGAGAACGACGGCACGGCCCGCCGTGCCAAATGGTGGTACGTGACGTTCCACAATGTCACCGCGATGGTCGGCGCCGGCGTGCTCAGCCTGCCCTACGCCATGGCTCACCTCGGATG GGGGCCAGGGATAGTGGCGCTGCTGGTATCGTGGTGCATCACGCTGTACACGCTGCGGCTGCTGATCGAGCTCCACGAGTGCGTGCCTGGCGTGCGGTTCGACCGGTACCGTGACCTGGGCGTGCACGCGCTCGGCCCGCGGCTGGGCCTGTGGGTGGTGGTGCCGCAGCAGCTCATCGTGCAGCTCGGCTGCGACGTCGTCTACATGGTCACCGGCGGCAACTGCCTGCAGAAGTTCGCCGAGTCGGTGTGCCCGGGCTGCACGCGCCTGCACCAGTCCTACTGGATCTGCATCTTCGGCTCCTCCCAGTTCCTGCTCTCCCAGCTGAGGGACCTCAACTCCATCACCGCcatctccctcgccgccgccgtcatgTCCCTCAGCTACTCCACCATCTCGTGGGCGGCGTGCCTGGCCAAGGGCCCCGTCGCCGGGGTGAGCTACGCGTACAAGGCCGGCACGGCGGCGGACTCGGTGTTCCGGGTGTGCAGCGCGCTGGGGCAGGTGGCGTTCGCATTCGCCGGGCACGGCGTCGTCCTGGAGATCCAGGCCACCATCCCGTCCACGCCCACCAAGCCGTCCAAGGTGCCCATGTGGAAGGGCACCGTCGCCGCCTACATGGTCACCGCCGCCTGCTACTTCCCCGTGGCGTTCATCGGGTACTGGACGTTCGGCCAGGACGTGAGCGACAACGTGCTCGTGGCGCTGGAGCGCCCGCCCTGGCTCGTCGCCGCGGCCAACATGATGGTGGTTATCCATGTCGTCGGGAGCTATCAG GTATACGCCATGCCAATATTCGAAAGCATGGAAACATTTCTGACCACGAGGTTCAGGGTTCCACCGGGGCTGCTGCTCCGTCTGGTGGCTCGATCAACCTACGTCG CATTCACGCTGTTCGTCGCCGTGACGTTCCCGTTCTTCGGCGACCTCCTCGGCTTCTTCGGGGGCTTCGGGTTCACGCCCACCTCCTTCTTC CTCCCTTGCATCCTGTGGCTGAAGATCAAGAAGCCTCGGAGGTTTAGCGCGTCGTGGTTCGCCAACTGG GGGTGCATCGTCGTTGGGGTGTTGCTGATGCTGGTTTCCACCATGGGCGGGTTAAGGAGCATCATCCAGGACGCCTCCACATTCCAGTTCTACTCTTGA